From the genome of Geoglobus ahangari, one region includes:
- a CDS encoding (Fe-S)-binding protein, whose product MIDPRFLVEMLSSNIERSGNPIGVENSKINTWWSDTEVKKDGEWLFFTGMMYQLSPYIESIVSYLEKVENSGLQRLLGLSKNLPLPFGILSRTTPEERRREADRILRCIHSLLLKSGVEVFYLPELDAYTGILLYDFGDDEGFERHARKVAKTLESAGVERIVTADPHTSYALKVLYPEYTGAEFEVSSYIELVRPRKKGNKTEVVVHDPCYYGRYLEISDEIRRLLRDAGVEFTEPKYSGRMTNCCGGPIEAISPSVSKEIAKLRLSELEGGVVVTACPICMVNLRRAGGEVVDLATVIGDEDC is encoded by the coding sequence ATGATAGACCCGCGGTTTCTCGTCGAAATGCTGTCGAGCAACATTGAGAGGAGCGGCAACCCCATAGGGGTCGAGAACTCGAAGATAAACACATGGTGGAGTGACACTGAAGTGAAGAAGGATGGGGAGTGGCTGTTCTTCACGGGGATGATGTACCAGCTCTCCCCCTACATTGAGTCAATCGTCAGCTACCTCGAGAAGGTCGAGAACTCCGGGCTTCAGAGGTTGCTCGGGCTGTCCAAGAACCTCCCCCTGCCATTCGGAATCCTCAGCAGAACCACCCCCGAGGAGAGGAGGAGAGAGGCGGACAGAATCCTCAGGTGCATCCACTCCCTCCTGCTCAAGTCGGGAGTTGAGGTGTTCTACCTCCCGGAGCTCGACGCCTACACAGGAATCCTGCTCTACGACTTTGGAGACGATGAGGGCTTCGAAAGGCATGCGAGGAAGGTCGCTAAAACCCTTGAAAGCGCTGGGGTCGAGAGGATCGTCACCGCCGACCCCCACACGAGCTACGCCCTGAAGGTTCTTTACCCGGAGTACACCGGAGCTGAGTTCGAGGTCTCAAGCTACATCGAGCTCGTAAGGCCCAGAAAGAAGGGCAACAAGACAGAGGTGGTTGTGCACGACCCCTGCTACTACGGCAGGTATCTAGAGATATCCGACGAGATCAGAAGGCTCCTGAGAGATGCCGGAGTAGAATTCACCGAGCCGAAATACTCTGGGAGAATGACCAACTGCTGCGGAGGTCCGATAGAGGCCATCTCACCCTCGGTGTCGAAGGAGATCGCAAAGCTCAGGCTGAGCGAGCTTGAGGGAGGAGTGGTGGTCACCGCATGCCCGATCTGCATGGTGAACCTGAGGAGGGCCGGAGGAGAGGTCGTTGATCTGGCGACGGTGATTGGAGATGAGGATTGCTGA
- a CDS encoding LutB/LldF family L-lactate oxidation iron-sulfur protein, which translates to MRVEEAIKRESIREGILRSLRNLSSAVERNVQEHPYLLDYAREVREARLGVAENYSQWMSRARDVLESRGVEVHFARNARRAREIAGEIVGSGKVVVKAKSMVSEEIHLREHLERLGNEVWETDLGELIVQLANEKPMHMVIPALHYSEGEVAEILKKIGVTGKSAEELAEGVRRFMREKFLKADVGISGCNAFSAESGRIFLIENEGNIRLSTTLPKTYIALVSIDKILPNDELCLKSVFVQSAFFGTFPPAYINVNERIEGQEMHVILIDNGRSEARFREQLSCVKCGRCQLECPVFQLAGNIWGGDVYGGPMGMVWSAITAQIPENVFLSTLCGKCMEVCPMEIDMPSMLREMKRSIVQGEDKL; encoded by the coding sequence ATGAGGGTCGAGGAGGCTATCAAAAGAGAGTCGATAAGGGAGGGGATCCTCAGATCGCTCAGAAACCTTAGCAGCGCCGTGGAGAGGAACGTGCAGGAGCACCCCTACCTGCTCGACTACGCAAGGGAGGTCAGGGAGGCGAGGCTCGGCGTTGCCGAAAATTACAGCCAATGGATGAGTAGGGCGAGGGATGTGCTCGAGAGCAGGGGTGTGGAGGTGCACTTTGCCAGAAATGCGAGGAGGGCGAGGGAGATTGCGGGAGAGATCGTGGGCAGCGGGAAGGTGGTGGTCAAGGCCAAGTCCATGGTCTCTGAGGAGATACACCTGAGGGAGCACCTCGAGAGGCTCGGAAACGAGGTCTGGGAGACGGATCTGGGGGAGCTCATAGTCCAGCTCGCCAACGAGAAGCCGATGCACATGGTCATTCCAGCCCTGCACTACTCCGAGGGAGAGGTTGCCGAGATTCTGAAGAAAATAGGGGTTACCGGCAAAAGCGCTGAGGAGCTTGCCGAGGGTGTCAGGAGGTTCATGAGGGAGAAGTTCCTGAAAGCGGATGTCGGGATTTCGGGGTGCAACGCCTTTTCCGCTGAATCGGGCAGGATATTCCTTATAGAGAATGAGGGAAACATCAGGCTCTCCACGACCCTGCCGAAGACGTACATCGCCCTCGTGAGCATAGACAAGATACTGCCGAACGATGAGCTGTGCCTCAAGTCCGTGTTCGTGCAGTCCGCCTTTTTCGGAACCTTCCCTCCCGCCTACATAAACGTGAACGAGAGGATCGAGGGGCAGGAGATGCACGTGATCCTCATTGACAACGGCAGGAGTGAGGCGAGGTTCAGGGAGCAGCTGTCGTGCGTCAAGTGCGGTAGGTGCCAGCTTGAGTGCCCGGTTTTCCAGCTCGCCGGCAACATATGGGGCGGCGATGTCTACGGCGGCCCCATGGGGATGGTGTGGAGCGCCATAACTGCTCAGATCCCGGAAAACGTCTTCCTCTCAACGCTGTGCGGGAAGTGCATGGAGGTGTGCCCGATGGAGATAGACATGCCCTCTATGCTCAGGGAGATGAAAAGGAGCATTGTGCAAGGAGAGGATAAACTGTAA
- a CDS encoding LUD domain-containing protein encodes MRIAEVLRRNGADVLVVRDANEVLEKFRDAYVSHALSADEKTGVIFLGGVEDKRQSALAEYHVIVLRAEDIMEDVLSAYAHARARSNHVFATSSPSKTADIEGKLVFGMHGPRRVTVIIEVGE; translated from the coding sequence ATGAGGATTGCTGAGGTGCTGAGGAGAAACGGCGCGGACGTTCTGGTCGTCAGGGATGCGAACGAGGTTCTTGAAAAGTTCAGAGACGCATATGTGAGCCACGCACTGAGCGCGGACGAGAAGACAGGGGTGATTTTCCTCGGAGGGGTTGAGGATAAGAGGCAGAGCGCGCTGGCAGAGTACCACGTAATAGTTCTGAGGGCTGAGGACATCATGGAAGATGTGCTCTCAGCGTACGCTCACGCGAGAGCGAGGTCGAACCACGTTTTTGCGACCAGCAGCCCGTCAAAGACCGCGGACATCGAGGGAAAGCTCGTCTTCGGGATGCACGGGCCGAGGAGAGTGACGGTGATAATCGAGGTGGGAGAATGA